From a region of the Fischerella sp. JS2 genome:
- a CDS encoding TetR/AcrR family transcriptional regulator, with protein sequence MSKAKITREKILTKAAELFNLKGYSGVSMSDIMQATGLQKGGIYNHFQSKEELALHALDLAFNLVNQRFVDAVKGKTHAIERLQAITSVYLSFVLGEPLIPGGCPILNTAIESDDTNSVLRAKTQEAMNRWRQLICQIIEKGIAEGEISQAVEPDVVATIVIANLEGALMMSQLYRKHIHMKRVIEHLNQYLTSLVSLKDEHEYR encoded by the coding sequence ATGTCCAAAGCAAAAATTACCAGAGAAAAAATTCTGACAAAGGCAGCAGAACTGTTTAACCTGAAGGGTTATAGTGGTGTTTCGATGTCGGATATTATGCAGGCTACAGGATTGCAAAAAGGAGGAATATATAACCATTTTCAAAGTAAAGAAGAGTTAGCACTACATGCTTTAGATCTTGCCTTTAATCTTGTTAATCAACGTTTTGTTGATGCTGTCAAAGGAAAAACTCATGCCATTGAACGCCTGCAAGCCATCACTTCTGTCTACCTAAGTTTTGTGCTTGGAGAACCACTTATTCCCGGTGGGTGTCCAATTTTAAACACAGCGATTGAAAGCGACGATACAAATTCAGTTTTACGGGCAAAGACACAGGAAGCTATGAACAGGTGGCGACAACTTATTTGCCAAATTATCGAAAAGGGAATTGCTGAAGGTGAAATTTCTCAGGCAGTCGAGCCAGATGTGGTTGCAACCATTGTTATTGCTAACCTTGAAGGAGCGTTGATGATGAGCCAACTCTACAGAAAACATATTCACATGAAAAGAGTGATTGAGCATTTAAATCAGTACTTGACAAGCCTCGTTTCTCTAAAAGACGAACATGAGTACAGATAA